The genomic window AATACAAATACGGAATCACATTAAACTATAACAATGGTGTTAATGGTGGGAGTGCATTTTTTGTCCACGTAAACGGTAATGGTGCAACAGCTGGATGTATTTCGGTTTCTGAATCTAATATGCTTTATTTAATGCAACATATCAGAAATGGTGCTCATATTATTAATGTCAACAATGAATCTGAATTAGCAAACTACTAACTTAGTCTTCCTCCGATAAAAATAGACTCCTGATTGCCTATTAAGGAATCAAGAGTCTATTTTTATTGAAAACAAGCTAGTTACTTGATCTAACTCATTACATCTTAACTTCTATTTGACTTCCTTCTGACGTTTTCGTTACATCAATATGAACCGGTATCCGCATCTTTAGTTCTTCGACGTGCGAAATAATCCCGACTAATCGACCTTTTTTATTTAAATCAAACAATGTTTCGATAGCACTATCTAGCGAATCTGAGTCCAACGTGCCAAAGCCTTCATCAATAAATAAGGTATCTACGCTCACCCCACCACTATGATTTTGAATGACATCACTCAGTCCCAAGGCTAAGGCTAACGACGCTTTGAAACTTTCTCCACCAGAGAGAGTTCTCACACTTCTTGTCTTACCTGTATAATTATCGAATATATCTAAGTCTAGACCTTTCGCTCCAGCTCCTTTTACTTTTTCTTCTCTTTTTAATAAAGAATAACGATTGTTAGTCATTTGAGTAAAACGAAGATTGGCTGCTTGAATAATTTCTTCAAAATAAATAGCCAATACATAACGTTCAAACGAAATATAATCTGTTTCCTTAGATCCATTTGCCAATTCTGACAGCTCACTATATAGACGATATTTTTCTAGTTGTGTTTCTTTAGATTTGTAGTGTTTTTTTATTTCTAAATTAGCTGATTCATGCTTATTGGTTATCCCAATCAGTGCTTGATACTTTTCATCTATTTCTTTTAGCTTCGTTTCTTTGGTTTTGATTTTTTCTTGATAATCTTCAACTGAATAATGTTCTTTCATAGCAGCTACTTTTTGTGTTTGCTTCTTGTGATTATCTTGGTTAACCCAGACCTTTTTATCGTAATCAGCAATTTCGGTTACCAACTCTTTTAGCTGCTCATTTCCCACTAAATAGTCTTCAAATTGTTCAGCATATCCAGTTATTTTTAATTGCTGTTCAAATGCAGCTAAGGCTAGTTCAGCATTTTTCATACTTGCACTAAGTTGCGTTTTAAATGAATCAATCGTTGTTTTGTACTGTGCTTCAAATTTTTCTAGTTTATTTTTTTCCTCATAACTTTTTTTATAATTAAATTCGATTTGTCCAATCTCTGTTATCAACTGCTCGAGAGTGGTTTGTACTTGATTAATATCGCCGTAAATTAAGTGAGTCTGTGCTTCTTCCACTTCTTTTTTTATTTCTTGTATGTGTTTATTTATATGTTGCTGAGCTGAATGCAATTCTTGTATCGTTGATACTAATTGTTTTTCTTGTTCTTGTTCATCTTCTATTTGTTGTTTGGTATTTTCTTCTTGCTCAATTAATTGCTCTAATAACTTTTTATCTTTCATGCATTTCACTTTATTTTTATCTAGCGCTTGTTGTTCTAGTGCTAACTGTGCTTGTTTTTCTGGTGCTTTTTCTGAAACTACTTGAAGAGTCGCTTCATATTTTTTAATTTGCTCATTCAAATGGACTAAATCATTTGTTAAGAATGTGTACTCCTGATAACTGTTATCCTTATCTATTTCTATCGCTTCTAATTCTTCTTTAGATAGAGCATCTTTAGATAGCGCTGCTGGTAAAGGATGATCAAGCGAACCACATACAAGACAAGGTGTTCCTTCTTCTAATTCACTAGCCAATAAACCAGCGATATTTCGATTAAACAGTAACTGTTGTTGCTGGTAATCTTGTTGGATAGCAATGTATTTGGCATCTGCTAGTTTGAATAAATGCACTTTCTCTTCTTTTTGTACAATCAATTGGATCAATTCATTGTATTGAGCTTGTTTAGCGCCCGATTTTGTTTGCTCTTCTTTTAATTCTGCTAATTCGTTTTGTATAACCGCTACGCTATTTCTAGCTTGACTAATTTCTAAGGCTAGTTGCTTATTTTTCTCTAGTTGTTCTTTGTGATCCACTAGTGATGCTGTTTGTTTTTCACTATCCAGTTGTACTTGTATCGTTTCTTTTTCTAAGGCAACTATCTTCATTTTTTTTAGTTCAATGGCTTTTATATGATTCTCTTCTTGTTTTAATTCTATTATTTTTTCTCTTTTTTCTGATAAAGTAGCATAATTCTCTTCTGCTACTACAACTTCTTCTTTATTTTCTCTCAGAGCAAGCACTGTTCCTGTCAAATCTTGTTCAGCCGCCTTTAACTCTTTTTCTAATCGTAGCTTTTCTTTAGCCGTCTTTTCTTTTTCTTCTTTGTAGCTAACTAATCGTTGTGCTTGTTCATTCTGCTTTATTTTTACTCGTTTATTTTCTGTCTCGCTTTCTAATTCTACTAACTCAGTTTTTATCTTTTCTAATTGTTCTAATTCTGTTAAGTCTATTATTCGTTCTTGATTTTGCTGTATTTTTTTCCGGAATCGGTCCATCTCATTAGCATAAATTTGAATGGTTTCTTTAGAACTATCAATTGATTTATCCAGTTCGATTAATAATTGGGCGATATCCATTAATGCTATTGCTTCGGCTAACGCATGATTATCTTGTGGAAAAATAAAGCTTACAAACTGCTCCATTACTTTATCACTTTGCTCGACATCTGATTTTAATAATCGAGCTTCTTCTTTTAGACTCATTTGGAACTCGTTCATCCTATCTGTTTGGAAAATATTACGAAATATTTTTTCTTTGTCTGCACTATTTGATTCCAGCATCTTTTTAAATTCGCCTTGAGGCAGCATAACAATCTGTTTAAATTGTTCATAAGATAACGATAGCAAGTCTTTGATTTCTTGATTGGCTATCGGTATTTTGGTAGTCACATTTTTACCATGAATGAATTCAACTTTTGAATCATGCTGTTTTATCTTTCGTGAGCCGGGTCCTTTTTGAGCAGGAGACCGTTTAATGTAGTAGAGTTTCCTAGCTAATTCAAATTCTAATTCTACGTAACAAAGATCGTCATCTGTAGCAAATTGAGACTTAAATGAATCTTTTCCTCGACTTGTTCCACTTGCCTCATCATATAATGCATAAGCAATTGCATCAAAAATAGTCGTTTTTCCTGCACCTGTTGGGCCACTAACTAAAAAGAGAGTTTTTTGATTAAACTGAGTGAAGTCAATTTCAACTTTCCCTTTATAAGGACCAAAAGCATTTAATGTTAATTTCAGTGGTCTCATTTATTATTGCCTCCTAATTTGTGTAAGATACTTTCAACGATTTCTTTTTGATCAGCTGCTAGCTCTTTTTGTTTGACTTGCTGATAAAATTTACTGAATAAGTCTTCTAGTGGCGTTTCTTTCAAGCTTTTTTGGCTACCTGTTTGATAAACTTGATTGTCATTTTTCTTAGTTATATAATCTAAGCCCATCGCATTTGGAAATCTTCTTCGTAACTGATTCATGGCATCCATGATAAACGTTTCATCCAGTAACTCAAAAAAAACATAATCGTCTGATTTTTGAGTCATTAAGTTTTCAAATGAGCCTTTAACGACACGCATGTCATGCAAAGGTTTTAAATAAATAGGTTCAATCTCTACGCTTCCTTTTTCCACTGTTACCAGTGAGACTTGTTTCTTTTGTTTGGTTTCTGATTTAGAATACTTTAAAATAGATCCGCTGTAGCGAATTCTATCGTGTTTTACCTTTTGCGGCTTGTGTAAGTGGCCTAATGCAACATAGTCGAAGTCTTCAAACATTTCTACATTGACATACTCTGCTGTCCCAATACTCAGTGGTCGCTCTGAATCAGTCGTTTCAAAACTGTCCTCAGAAATATTAATGACAAAACCATGAGCGATAATAATATTCGTTTCTTCTTTATTCATTGTTTCTTTTATCTTATTTATTTGAGCCCTTGTTGCGTCTTCTAAATTTTTTATAGAGTCATCTTTTAATAATTCACGAATGTAAACATGATCTGCAAACGGCAATAAGTAAAAGTTCGTATCTTGAATCGTCACTTTTCTCGTCTCTTCTTTAACGGTTCCTTCTATATAAAGATTACTTGATTCAAATAAGCTTGCGCCATACTCCACACGCTCGTTGCTATCATGGTTTCCTGCGATAATAAAGACAGGTATATTTATTTCTTTGATTAACCGAGTTAATACTGTGTTTACCAATGTAACAGCTTCTTTTGGCGGGAAAGCTCGATCATATAAGTCTCCTGCCATAATCAATACATCTACATCTAAATTTTTCAATTTTTCAATTAATTGTTCTAAAAAGAATTCTTGGTCCTCTAACATAGATACTTCATTTACAATTTTCCCAATATGCCAATCGGCTGTATGTAATATTCGCACTTATCTCGACCCCTTGTCTCCATTTTTAATCTAATCATTTATTGTCTTATCCAGTTAGTTTACCACTTTTTAAGTGCTTTCAAAAGTTCTGTTTTGGATAAAAGATTAGTTACTTTAATCCACTTTATTTTATTCAAAAAAATAGGACACTTTTGATAAAACGAGCGTTTTCTTTTTAAAAATAATGGTATACTAATAGCATCTTAATAAAATGGGAGGGTTTACAATGGCTAAACTAGTTCTAGGCTTAGATATCGGAGTTTCTAGTGTTGGTTGGGGAATTATCGATGAAGAAACAGGAGAAATTAAAAAAGCTGGTGTTCGCTTATTTGAAGAAGCGAATAGAAATGCTAATGAAGATCGCCGGAGTTTTCGCAGCGCAAGACGGTTAAAAAGAAGAAGAAAGCACCGGTTAGAAAGAACGAAAACATTATTAGTAGAAAATAACTTCTCTTGCACCTCTATTCAAGACTACAATCCGTATGAAGCAAGACGCAACGCTCTTTATGAACAAGTAACGAAAGAGGAACTAGCCGCTGCACTGTATCATTTAGTTAAACGCCGCGGGACAACATTGGATACACCACAAGAAGATGAAAAAACAAGTGGCAGTGAATTATCTACTAAAGAGCAATTAAAAAAGAATGCAAAAAAATTAGAAGACCGTCACATTTGTGAAATCCAATTAGATAAAATAAAAAATGGTGAAGTCGTACGTGATCACACGAACCGCTTTAAGACAACTGATTATATCAAAGAAGCTAATGCTATTCTAGAAAAACAAGAAGCATTTCATCCTGAAATTACTGATAGCTTCAAAGAGTCGTACTTAGCTTTAGTTAATAGTCGCCGGATGTATTATGATGGCCCAGGTTCTGAAAAATCTCCTACTCCTTATGGACAATATTTTATTGGTGAAGATGGAAAACTTAAACACGAAACGATGATTAATAAAATGCGTGGACGTTGTACCTATTTTCCAGAAGAATTGCATATCGCTAAGATGTCTTACACGGCTGATTTATACAATCTGCTAAATGATTTGAATAATTTATGGTATGCGAATGATAAAAAAGAAAAAGTCAGTCTTTTATCGGTAAACGATAAACAGTATCTGATTGAGAAATTCATAAAAAACGGAAAAAAAATTACATTAAATGGGATTGCAAAGTACCTGACTATTCCTGAAGAAGACTTAAAGGGTGCTCGCATTGATTTAAAAACCAATAAACCGATTTTTACAGATTTTATTGGATTTAAGAAATTAAGGAAATTAGTGGAATCTATTTCTACTGTTCCCGCTGATTTTTTTGATAATCCCGCTGTTTTGGATAAAATAGCCGATATTCTAACCGCAGAAAAAAGCTTAACTCGTCGAGAAGAACAGCTAACAGACTTATTTCAATCGACCTATCATGACAGCTTGCCAGAAGTAACGGCTGCTTTAATTAATGATACAACCTTTAAGGAATACCATGCTCTTTCTAAAAAAGCGATACAATTAATCTTGCCTGAGCTATGGGAAACCAATAAAAACCAAATGCAAATTTTCTCAGAACGAGGACTAGGAAAAAGCCGTCTTGAACAGTTACAAAATGGCACTAAAATCCAATTCGATGATGAAGCTATTCTAAGTACAGTCGCAAAACGAGCTCATCGCGAAGCGATTAAAATCACTAATGCTGTCCGAGAACAATACGGTGAACTTGCCTATGTTGTCGTTGAAATGGCTCGCGAAAAAAATAGCGATGAAGAAAGACTGAACTATAGTAATTTCCAAAGGAACCAAGGAAAATTTGAGAAAAAGATTTGTGATCTACTTGAAGTGAAGAATTTAAAAGACTTGTATTTAAATGGCAAGCAACATTTAGCGTTAAAATTATGGGATGTTCAAGATGGAAAATGTGTGTATTCTGGTAAGTCTATCGCCCTTTCTGATATTGTTTATGATTTTACGCGTTTTGAAGTCGACCATATCATTCCACTTTCTTATTCCTTTGATGATAGCCAACAAAATAAAGTACTCGTTTACCATGCAGAAAATCAATTAAAAGGCCAATTAACCCCTTTCCAATATTTCCAAAGTGGCAAAGCGACACGCTCTTTTGTTGAGTTTAAAGCTGATTGTTTGAGTTTATTTAAATCTCGTCGAATTAGCAATAAAAAATTAGGCTACTTATTAGAACAACGAGATGTCCAACACGATGAGGAAGTCCAAAAAGACTTTATTAATCGGAATTTAGTTGATACCCAGTACGCTATGAGGAGTTTTTCTAGCTCGCTTCGTACTTTTTATCGAAATAACGCTATTCCAACAGGTGTCTTATCGATTCGTGGAAGTTTCACTGCTGCATTAAGAAAACGAACAAACATGCGTAAAGATCGTGATGCAGGTCATTTTCATCATGCTATCGATGCCTTGATCGTTGCCGGTGTTGGTCGAATGCCGTTATTTAAGCAACTGAAACAAACAACTTTTACTATTGAAGGTGTGGCCGTTGATACAGAAACTGGTGAACTAATCAATGCCTCTCAAGTTTTCGACAACAACTCACTTAAATTTGTTAGCTCATTAAGAAATTACCAGGACAAAATTAAGTATTCACATAAAGTTGATCGTAAACCCAATCGGACAATGTCTAATCAAACCATCTACTCTACTCGCGAAAAAGATGATGAAACATACGTTGTCGGGAAAGTAAAAAATATTTATCAGTTGGATAAGAAAGGCTATGAAGCTCTCAAAAAAAGAATCGAAAAAGATTCTGATCTTTTTTTAATGGCCCAACATGATGAGAAAACTTGGAAATTAATCAGAAAAGTCATGGAAGAACATAGTCATGCGGACAATCCTTTCCAAGATTTTTACAAAGAACACGGCTTTATTTTAAAAGACGGAAAAGTACCAGTTAAAAGCTTGAAGTATCTAGATAGAAAACTAGGTATCCATGTCAATATTTCAAATAAATATAAAGATGCTAAAAATGATGTTGTTTTATTAAGTAGAAAAAGTATTCGTGTGGATATTTACATGAATGAAGATGGAAACTACAAATACCTTGGAGTACCTTATAATTGGTTTAGAAAAGTAGATGGTATCTATACTCTTGATATGAATCTATATAATGGAGAAAATGGTCGTAATGCTCCCTATAAAAGAATAGATGATAGCTATGGATTTCAATTTAGTTTATATAAAAATGACAGGATTTCTTACGATAAATTAGAAACTGTTGAAGACGAAACAACTAAAGAAAAGACTAAAAAAATCGTTCATTATGAAAAGTTATTTAAAGGTGATGCTATGCCACGCGGAAATAAAATAGAAATAGAAGATATTATTTTTAAAAGTAATAAACAACAGTTTATTGCAGTTGGTACCTTGCACTATTTAAAAAAATATAATACCGATATTCTTGGTAACAAATATCCAATTGATATAGAAATATTTAGTCCTTATTTAAAAGAATAACATTAAGAAAAAAATTCTAATAAAGGGTTTACAAAATATATAAACCTTGTTATAATAAGGGTGTCTTCGACGGAAGACTTCCTTATACCAAAGGGTCGCGAGGACCTACCAAAATAAGGCTTTATGCCGAAATCGCCCCATTTATGGGGCTTTTTTTGTACATAACTCTGGAAAAAGGAGTGATAATAATGAGCTGGCGTGTTGTCTATATTGAAAAATCTGATTACTTAAGATTGTATCTTGATAATTTAAAAGTTATTCGAGAAGATACGGAAATTTTGATACCGCTTACTGATATTCATACAATCATTGTCGATAACCAGCAAACCGTTGTAACTGCCCGCTTGCTAAATAAATTAGCAGATTACCATATTCTCTTAATTTTCTGTGATGAAAAACACTTACCCAATATTTATGCTCTTTCTCCTCATAGTCATCATCAGTCTTCTAGAGTTCTGGAAAGGCAAGTTAAATGGTCTACTGAAATGAAAGGCTTGATGTGGCAAAAAATTATTCAAATAAAAATAGCGAATCAAGCTTCCGTATTAGCTCATTTAAGAAAAGATTCTACTTCAATTGAAGCAATGCATCGTTATTCTGATGATGTTAACTTTTCTGATCAAACGAATCGTGAAGGTCATGCTGCTAAACTTTATTTTAAAACGTTGTTTGGAAGTTCCTTTACTAGGGATCGAGACAGCTTTGACGGAATTAACTCTGGTTTAAATTATGGTTATATTGTCCTTCGTTCAACCGTTGCTAGAACAATTGTGGCTTCGGGTTTACAACCTTCTTTTGGTATTGGGCATTACAACCAATACAATGCTTTTAATTTAGCTGATGACCTTATTGAACCCTTTCGTCCTGTCATTGATTTATGGATCAGCATTATGTGCCAAGAAGATACTTATTTAGACTTAAAAACTAAACAAAAAATTGTTCACTTAATTAGCAATAACAAACTATTGATTGGCAATCAAAAACAAACTATTCTGAACGCGATTGAAATACTTGTTCAATCTTTTATTAAAGGAATGAATGAGAATAATACCGAACTATTGGTTTACCCTGCCAATGGCATCTCCTTATAGAATTATGCGTTTAGTTTTATTTTTTGATTTGCCAATGAATACAAAAAGTGAGCGACGAACTTATTCAAGATTCAGAAAGTATTTAATTAATAACGGTTTTACAATGGTTCAATT from Carnobacterium iners includes these protein-coding regions:
- a CDS encoding AAA family ATPase; amino-acid sequence: MRPLKLTLNAFGPYKGKVEIDFTQFNQKTLFLVSGPTGAGKTTIFDAIAYALYDEASGTSRGKDSFKSQFATDDDLCYVELEFELARKLYYIKRSPAQKGPGSRKIKQHDSKVEFIHGKNVTTKIPIANQEIKDLLSLSYEQFKQIVMLPQGEFKKMLESNSADKEKIFRNIFQTDRMNEFQMSLKEEARLLKSDVEQSDKVMEQFVSFIFPQDNHALAEAIALMDIAQLLIELDKSIDSSKETIQIYANEMDRFRKKIQQNQERIIDLTELEQLEKIKTELVELESETENKRVKIKQNEQAQRLVSYKEEKEKTAKEKLRLEKELKAAEQDLTGTVLALRENKEEVVVAEENYATLSEKREKIIELKQEENHIKAIELKKMKIVALEKETIQVQLDSEKQTASLVDHKEQLEKNKQLALEISQARNSVAVIQNELAELKEEQTKSGAKQAQYNELIQLIVQKEEKVHLFKLADAKYIAIQQDYQQQQLLFNRNIAGLLASELEEGTPCLVCGSLDHPLPAALSKDALSKEELEAIEIDKDNSYQEYTFLTNDLVHLNEQIKKYEATLQVVSEKAPEKQAQLALEQQALDKNKVKCMKDKKLLEQLIEQEENTKQQIEDEQEQEKQLVSTIQELHSAQQHINKHIQEIKKEVEEAQTHLIYGDINQVQTTLEQLITEIGQIEFNYKKSYEEKNKLEKFEAQYKTTIDSFKTQLSASMKNAELALAAFEQQLKITGYAEQFEDYLVGNEQLKELVTEIADYDKKVWVNQDNHKKQTQKVAAMKEHYSVEDYQEKIKTKETKLKEIDEKYQALIGITNKHESANLEIKKHYKSKETQLEKYRLYSELSELANGSKETDYISFERYVLAIYFEEIIQAANLRFTQMTNNRYSLLKREEKVKGAGAKGLDLDIFDNYTGKTRSVRTLSGGESFKASLALALGLSDVIQNHSGGVSVDTLFIDEGFGTLDSDSLDSAIETLFDLNKKGRLVGIISHVEELKMRIPVHIDVTKTSEGSQIEVKM
- a CDS encoding exonuclease SbcCD subunit D; this translates as MRILHTADWHIGKIVNEVSMLEDQEFFLEQLIEKLKNLDVDVLIMAGDLYDRAFPPKEAVTLVNTVLTRLIKEINIPVFIIAGNHDSNERVEYGASLFESSNLYIEGTVKEETRKVTIQDTNFYLLPFADHVYIRELLKDDSIKNLEDATRAQINKIKETMNKEETNIIIAHGFVINISEDSFETTDSERPLSIGTAEYVNVEMFEDFDYVALGHLHKPQKVKHDRIRYSGSILKYSKSETKQKKQVSLVTVEKGSVEIEPIYLKPLHDMRVVKGSFENLMTQKSDDYVFFELLDETFIMDAMNQLRRRFPNAMGLDYITKKNDNQVYQTGSQKSLKETPLEDLFSKFYQQVKQKELAADQKEIVESILHKLGGNNK
- the cas9 gene encoding type II CRISPR RNA-guided endonuclease Cas9 (Cas9, originally named Csn1, is the large, multifunctional signature protein of type II CRISPR/Cas systems. It is well known even to general audiences because its RNA-guided endonuclease activity has made it a popular tool for custom editing of eukaryotic genomes.), which encodes MAKLVLGLDIGVSSVGWGIIDEETGEIKKAGVRLFEEANRNANEDRRSFRSARRLKRRRKHRLERTKTLLVENNFSCTSIQDYNPYEARRNALYEQVTKEELAAALYHLVKRRGTTLDTPQEDEKTSGSELSTKEQLKKNAKKLEDRHICEIQLDKIKNGEVVRDHTNRFKTTDYIKEANAILEKQEAFHPEITDSFKESYLALVNSRRMYYDGPGSEKSPTPYGQYFIGEDGKLKHETMINKMRGRCTYFPEELHIAKMSYTADLYNLLNDLNNLWYANDKKEKVSLLSVNDKQYLIEKFIKNGKKITLNGIAKYLTIPEEDLKGARIDLKTNKPIFTDFIGFKKLRKLVESISTVPADFFDNPAVLDKIADILTAEKSLTRREEQLTDLFQSTYHDSLPEVTAALINDTTFKEYHALSKKAIQLILPELWETNKNQMQIFSERGLGKSRLEQLQNGTKIQFDDEAILSTVAKRAHREAIKITNAVREQYGELAYVVVEMAREKNSDEERLNYSNFQRNQGKFEKKICDLLEVKNLKDLYLNGKQHLALKLWDVQDGKCVYSGKSIALSDIVYDFTRFEVDHIIPLSYSFDDSQQNKVLVYHAENQLKGQLTPFQYFQSGKATRSFVEFKADCLSLFKSRRISNKKLGYLLEQRDVQHDEEVQKDFINRNLVDTQYAMRSFSSSLRTFYRNNAIPTGVLSIRGSFTAALRKRTNMRKDRDAGHFHHAIDALIVAGVGRMPLFKQLKQTTFTIEGVAVDTETGELINASQVFDNNSLKFVSSLRNYQDKIKYSHKVDRKPNRTMSNQTIYSTREKDDETYVVGKVKNIYQLDKKGYEALKKRIEKDSDLFLMAQHDEKTWKLIRKVMEEHSHADNPFQDFYKEHGFILKDGKVPVKSLKYLDRKLGIHVNISNKYKDAKNDVVLLSRKSIRVDIYMNEDGNYKYLGVPYNWFRKVDGIYTLDMNLYNGENGRNAPYKRIDDSYGFQFSLYKNDRISYDKLETVEDETTKEKTKKIVHYEKLFKGDAMPRGNKIEIEDIIFKSNKQQFIAVGTLHYLKKYNTDILGNKYPIDIEIFSPYLKE
- the cas1 gene encoding type II CRISPR-associated endonuclease Cas1 yields the protein MSWRVVYIEKSDYLRLYLDNLKVIREDTEILIPLTDIHTIIVDNQQTVVTARLLNKLADYHILLIFCDEKHLPNIYALSPHSHHQSSRVLERQVKWSTEMKGLMWQKIIQIKIANQASVLAHLRKDSTSIEAMHRYSDDVNFSDQTNREGHAAKLYFKTLFGSSFTRDRDSFDGINSGLNYGYIVLRSTVARTIVASGLQPSFGIGHYNQYNAFNLADDLIEPFRPVIDLWISIMCQEDTYLDLKTKQKIVHLISNNKLLIGNQKQTILNAIEILVQSFIKGMNENNTELLVYPANGISL